One Peromyscus leucopus breed LL Stock chromosome 6, UCI_PerLeu_2.1, whole genome shotgun sequence genomic region harbors:
- the Prune1 gene encoding exopolyphosphatase PRUNE1, with product MRSTSTHSTRLASSPSPLLTITSYPSLTTEQMLRKDQKTIYRQGTKVAISAVYMDLEVFLQRLDLLEDLSAFCHDHSYDALIAMTIFFNTQNEPVRQLAVFCPHSALRMTICGVLEQSTSPPLKLTPIPSISPDLQAYLQGNTQVSRKKFLPVLQEALSAYFDSTKMPSGQPGVVGMSREQEDKELDKASNSLISGLSQDEEDPPLPPTPMNSLVDECPLDQGLPKLSAEAVFEKCSQISLSQCTRACPSNK from the exons ATGAGATCGACCTCCACACACTCCACCAGGCTGGCCAGCTCACCCTCACCCTTGTTGACCATCACGTCTTACCCAA GCCTGACCACGGAGCAGATGCTCAGAAAGGACCAGAAGACCATCTACCGACAGGGCACCAAGGTGGCCATCAGTGCCGTCTACATGGATTTGGAG GTCTTCCTGCAGCGGCTGGACCTCCTGGAAGATCTCAGTGCTTTCTGCCATGATCACAGCTACGATGCCCTGATCGCCATGACTATCTTTTTCAACACTCAAAATGAGCCAGTACGGCAGTTAGCTGTTTTCTGTCCCCACTCGGCACTTCGAATGACA ATCTGTGGAGTCCTGGAACagtccacctccccacccctgaaGCTGACCCCTATCCCaagcatctctccagacctccaAGCCTATCTTCAAGGCAACACCCAGGTCTCTCGGAAGAAATTTCTGCCTGTGCTCCAGGAAGCCCTGTCAGCATATTTTGACTCAACGAAGATGCCTTCAGGGCAGCCTGGGGTAGTGGGTATGTCCAGGGAGCAGGAGGACAAGGAATTGGACAAGGCAAGTAACTCCCTGATTTCTGGACTGAGTCAAGACGAAGAGGACCCGCCGCTGCCCCCCACGCCCATGAACAGCTTGGTGGATGAGTGCCCTCTGGACCAGGGGCTGCCGAAGCTCTCAGCCGAGGCTGTCTTCGAGAAGTGCAGTCAGATCTCACTGTCCCAGTGTACCAGAGCCTGCCCATCAAATAAGTGA